In Nicotiana tabacum cultivar K326 chromosome 11, ASM71507v2, whole genome shotgun sequence, a single window of DNA contains:
- the LOC107811070 gene encoding putative late blight resistance protein homolog R1A-3 isoform X1 has translation MDDLYVDLLDLVKFIENEVMKSGALTVCTEMLRKELRYLLLLVCGARTWIHMDEGNDVRNFFNRLQILITNAGRDLQLLCDIGSSEQDRVSYDTLQKIWLLKPDMILFLRLLPKLVRAFGVVLSADQVPAGYIESLIDNLEFLLNYKADFVAPVKEKLEVIKRILKILKGFLPFMLKYSNFESNEFNNFCNHFTVVTKKVSCCIALLCLADELDEDMADCISFMLIDLLQSIQHAKSDIISYVGGLKLLHPTIEFTRELDVFAGGFVHFILEAPMTKLNSWSYLPVYIDHVQKLQISLRLLLIYILCCDIHNESLTIFDLVVNEFWSFINSLDNRETNEDLGKEFDLAISRLVQKMEPMASKILEGTIGTQKPALPFSQIDSLGCVDLVSQNLLRLLDHRIDSIAPVAHQIKVVLFDIKNFKPFLEGNVDQQGKREEVLYVCDRMTNLFVEFEYIVDMFVLKPSPMRNNQLDDVIEEIRFFKEVVEFSQIFTGKKDVPIDCQASKPSTPIINEAVVGLEDQIEILMARVIGGGAELNTIPVIGMPGIGKTTLAKRIYNDGRTSDHFDIQAWGSVSPRNTVSELAQDILISIIDLSNDIYKSKEWKELDYLDLLRRQLYGRRYLIVLDEVWDSYIFHELHRCFPDNHKGSRILVTSGRKYEDPLFDEPFLVRLLTPEESWELLQVKYNHLRLCTREEFRKPPIPNENCPAEVGKEIAANCRGLPLAIVLVAGFLGNLEDDSDWLTITEEAFSSETNRDVGDCNEIIELSYKKMAGYLRQCFLYFAALPMSTEISVSKLTWLWVSEGFLRRDEVKKPEEVVQDYLNDLMGRSLVMEARRSSKGWLKSCHIHDYLYHFCRDKSKAEKFLPVASRFEDFVLDKEDLILYIPPISLTRTMIYSSEPGWHRSWKSPLPKEGPFPFRGVKGLVRVLDLGCINIGNTFPPKIERLVHLRFLSLQGDMTVMPSWISKLWNLETFLVKGTKSEVALPDTFFSMEGLRHAHIDNCTFSDSNLSQLDPLQTLSTPSLSYDKGNIMRSFPFLQKLKCIFLESWGHSENLGESCNRFPVLDFLNQLESLNVIYQGRVLLPCEFNFPSNLKKLTLSKFRLPWVEISAIAALPNLEIFKLLSKAFEGEEWNVSNDEFPKLKYLKLGNLNITRWNISDDAFQSLEHIVLQNCKLLTEIPSEFGDSCRSLQKIEVFMCGETVSQSARNIEESQQDGGKGKFKVTIQNPIRD, from the coding sequence ATGGACGATTTGTATGTTGATCTTCTCGATCTTGTCAAATTTATTGAAAACGAAGTTATGAAATCCGGGGCTTTAACTGTTTGTACAGAGATGCTTAGGAAGGAATTGAGATATCTGTTACTGCTTGTTTGCGGTGCCCGTACATGGATCCACATGGATGAGGGTAATGATGTGAGAAATTTTTTCAATCGTCTCCAGATTTTGATCACAAACGCAGGTCGGGACCTTCAGTTGCTTTGTGATATTGGAAGCTCTGAACAGGATCGTGTTAGTTATGACACACTTCAAAAGATTTGGCTTCTCAAGCCAGACATGATTTTATTTCTAAGACTACTTCCCAAGCTCGTCCGAGCATTTGGTGTTGTTCTATCTGCTGATCAAGTCCCGGCTGGATATATCGAATCCCTCATTGACAATCTAGAGTTTTTGTTAAACTACAAGGCAGATTTTGTTGCTCCTGTGAAGGAAAAACTTGAAGTTATCAAAAGAATTCTGAAAATTCTGAAAGGTTTTCTTCCGTTCATGCTAAAATACTCTAATTTTGAGTCCAATGAGTTCAACAATTTCTGTAATCATTTTACAGTTGTGACAAAAAAAGTATCATGTTGTATCGCTTTACTTTGTCTGGCAGATGAATTGGATGAGGATATGGCTGATTGCATTAGTTTCATGCTGATAGATCTGCTACAGAGCATACAACATGCTAAATCAGATATTATTTCTTATGTTGGAGGCCTGAAACTTTTACACCCAACTATAGAGTTCACTAGGGAATTGGATGTCTTTGCAGGCGGCTTTGTTCATTTCATCCTAGAAGCACCAATGACCAAGCTCAATTCCTGGTCCTATCTACCTGTCTACATCGATCATGTCCAAAAACTCCAAATTTCGCTCAGGTTACTGCTGATATATATCTTATGCTGTGATATCCATAATGAAAGCTTGACTATATTTGATCTTGTAGTCAATGAGTTTTGGTCATTCATCAACTCATTAGACAACcgagaaacaaatgaagatttgGGCAAAGAATTTGATCTTGCTATATCCCGTTTGGTGCAAAAGATGGAGCCTATGGCATCAAAGATCTTAGAGGGTACTATCGGCACACAAAAGCCAGCATTGCCCTTTTCCCAGATTGATAGTTTGGGATGTGTAGATTTGGTATCGCAGAATTTGCTGAGATTGTTGGATCATAGGATTGATTCAATTGCTCCGGTAGCACATCAGATTAAAGTTGTACTGTTTGATATTAAAAATTTCAAACCTTTTCTCGAAGGTAATGTTGACCAACAAGGTAAGCGCGAGGAAGTGTTATATGTTTGCGATCGTATGACCAATTTATTTGTCGAATTTGAATATATTGTGGACATGTTCGTGCTTAAACCTTCTCCTATGCGGAACAATCAGTTAGACGATGTCATTGAAGAAATTAGGTTCTTCAAGGAAGTTGTTGAATTTTCGCAAATCTTTACCGGAAAAAAGGATGTCCCAATTGATTGTCAAGCATCAAAACCTAGCACTCCAATCATTAATGAAGCAGTTGTAGGCTTGGAGGACCAGATAGAAATATTAATGGCCCGGGTAATTGGTGGAGGGGCCGAGCTTAATACCATTCCGGTCATTGGCATGCCAGGGATTGGTAAGACAACACTTGCCAAAAGAATTTACAATGACGGAAGAACTTCAGATCACTTTGATATTCAAGCATGGGGTTCTGTTTCTCCTAGAAATACGGTGAGTGAATTGGCCCAAGATATTTTAATTTCTATCATTGATCTGAGCAATGACATTTACAAGTCAAAGGAGTGGAAGGAGCTAGATTATCTTGATCTTTTACGCAGACAGTTATATGGAAGAAGATACCTCATCGTTTTAGATGAAGTGTGGGATTCTTATATATTTCATGAGTTGCACAGGTGTTTTCCAGATAATCATAAAGGAAGCAGAATTCTTGTTACCAGCGGCAGAAAATATGAGGATCCATTGTTTGATGAACCTTTTTTGGTTCGCTTGTTGACTCCGGAAGAGAGTTGGGAGCTATTACAAGTGAAGTATAATCACCTTCGCTTATGCACTCGAGAAGAATTTCGCAAACCCCCAATTCCAAATGAGAACTGTCCTGCTGAAGTTGGGAAGGAAATTGCCGCAAATTGTCGAGGGCTACCTCTGGCCATTGTTTTGGTAGCTGGGTTTCTTGGCAATTTAGAGGACGACAGCGATTGGCTAACCATTACTGAAGAGGCATTTAGTTCAGAAACTAATCGTGATGTAGGCGACTGCAATGAAATAATAGAACTGAGCTACAAAAAAATGGCAGGTTATCTAAGACAATGTTTTCTATATTTTGCAGCATTGCCAATGAGTACAGAAATTTCAGTTTCAAAACTAACATGGTTATGGGTTAGTGAAGGATTTTTACGAAGAGATGAGGTGAAGAAACCGGAGGAGGTAGTACAAGATTACCTGAATGATCTTATGGGGAGGAGCCTTGTAATGGAGGCCAGAAGAAGTTCAAAGGGCTGGCTGAAATCATGTCACATTCATGATTATCTATATCATTTCTGTCGAGACAAATCTAAAGCCGAAAAGTTCTTGCCAGTAGCATCGCGGTTTGAAGATTTCGTTCTGGATAAGGAAGATTTAATTCTGTATATACCACCTATTTCCCTTACCCGCACAATGATATATTCTTCTGAACCCGGTTGGCACCGCTCCTGGAAAAGTCCTCTTCCCAAAGAAGGTCCATTTCCATTTCGGGGTGTCAAAGGGCTTGTTAGAGTGTTGGATTTGGGGTGCATCAACATTGGCAATACCTTTCCTCCGAAAATAGAAAGGCTTGTGCATTTGAGATTTTTGTCACTTCAAGGTGACATGACGGTCATGCCCTCTTGGATTTCCAAGCTCTGGAACTTAGAAACTTTCCTAGTGAAAGGAACAAAAAGTGAGGTAGCATTACCAGATACATTTTTCAGTATGGAGGGACTGAGGCATGCACATATAGATAACTGTACCTTCTCAGATTCTAACTTGTCCCAATTGGATCCTTTGCAGACCTTATCCACCCCATCCCTTTCTTATGACAAAGGGAACATAATGAGAAGTTTTCCTTTCCTTCAAAAactaaaatgcatatttttggaATCTTGGGGTCATTCTGAGAACTTGGGAGAATCTTGCAATCGATTTCCAGTTTTGGATTTCTTGAATCAGCTTGAATCGCTCAATGTGATTTATCAAGGCCGAGTGCTTCTGCCTTGTGAATTTAACTTCCCCTCGAACCTTAAGAAATTAACCTTATCAAAGTTTAGGCTGCCATGGGTTGAAATTTCTGCGATCGCAGCATTACCAAACCTTGAAATTTTTAAACTGCTTTCAAAGGCTTTTGAGGGAGAAGAGTGGAATGTGAGTAATGATGAATTTCCAAAACTCAAATACTTGAAATTGGGAAATCTGAATATTACGCGTTGGAATATATCAGATGATGCCTTCCAATCTCTTGAGCATATAGTGTTGCAAAATTGCAAGCTGCTCACTGAGATTCCTTCTGAGTTTGGTGATAGTTGTCGTTCCCTGCAAAAGATTGAGGTGTTTATGTGTGGAGAGACTGTTTCTCAATCAGCCAGAAATATTGAGGAAAGTCAGCAGGATGGTGGAAAAGGCAAATTCAAGGTCACCATTCAGAACCCAATCAGGGATTGA
- the LOC107811070 gene encoding putative late blight resistance protein homolog R1A-3 isoform X2 — MDDLYVDLLDLVKFIENEVMKSGALTVCTEMLRKELRYLLLLVCGARTWIHMDEGNDVRNFFNRLQILITNAGRDLQLLCDIGSSEQDRVSYDTLQKIWLLKPDMILFLRLLPKLVRAFGVVLSADQVPAGYIESLIDNLEFLLNYKADFVAPVKEKLEVIKRILKILKDELDEDMADCISFMLIDLLQSIQHAKSDIISYVGGLKLLHPTIEFTRELDVFAGGFVHFILEAPMTKLNSWSYLPVYIDHVQKLQISLRLLLIYILCCDIHNESLTIFDLVVNEFWSFINSLDNRETNEDLGKEFDLAISRLVQKMEPMASKILEGTIGTQKPALPFSQIDSLGCVDLVSQNLLRLLDHRIDSIAPVAHQIKVVLFDIKNFKPFLEGNVDQQGKREEVLYVCDRMTNLFVEFEYIVDMFVLKPSPMRNNQLDDVIEEIRFFKEVVEFSQIFTGKKDVPIDCQASKPSTPIINEAVVGLEDQIEILMARVIGGGAELNTIPVIGMPGIGKTTLAKRIYNDGRTSDHFDIQAWGSVSPRNTVSELAQDILISIIDLSNDIYKSKEWKELDYLDLLRRQLYGRRYLIVLDEVWDSYIFHELHRCFPDNHKGSRILVTSGRKYEDPLFDEPFLVRLLTPEESWELLQVKYNHLRLCTREEFRKPPIPNENCPAEVGKEIAANCRGLPLAIVLVAGFLGNLEDDSDWLTITEEAFSSETNRDVGDCNEIIELSYKKMAGYLRQCFLYFAALPMSTEISVSKLTWLWVSEGFLRRDEVKKPEEVVQDYLNDLMGRSLVMEARRSSKGWLKSCHIHDYLYHFCRDKSKAEKFLPVASRFEDFVLDKEDLILYIPPISLTRTMIYSSEPGWHRSWKSPLPKEGPFPFRGVKGLVRVLDLGCINIGNTFPPKIERLVHLRFLSLQGDMTVMPSWISKLWNLETFLVKGTKSEVALPDTFFSMEGLRHAHIDNCTFSDSNLSQLDPLQTLSTPSLSYDKGNIMRSFPFLQKLKCIFLESWGHSENLGESCNRFPVLDFLNQLESLNVIYQGRVLLPCEFNFPSNLKKLTLSKFRLPWVEISAIAALPNLEIFKLLSKAFEGEEWNVSNDEFPKLKYLKLGNLNITRWNISDDAFQSLEHIVLQNCKLLTEIPSEFGDSCRSLQKIEVFMCGETVSQSARNIEESQQDGGKGKFKVTIQNPIRD; from the exons ATGGACGATTTGTATGTTGATCTTCTCGATCTTGTCAAATTTATTGAAAACGAAGTTATGAAATCCGGGGCTTTAACTGTTTGTACAGAGATGCTTAGGAAGGAATTGAGATATCTGTTACTGCTTGTTTGCGGTGCCCGTACATGGATCCACATGGATGAGGGTAATGATGTGAGAAATTTTTTCAATCGTCTCCAGATTTTGATCACAAACGCAGGTCGGGACCTTCAGTTGCTTTGTGATATTGGAAGCTCTGAACAGGATCGTGTTAGTTATGACACACTTCAAAAGATTTGGCTTCTCAAGCCAGACATGATTTTATTTCTAAGACTACTTCCCAAGCTCGTCCGAGCATTTGGTGTTGTTCTATCTGCTGATCAAGTCCCGGCTGGATATATCGAATCCCTCATTGACAATCTAGAGTTTTTGTTAAACTACAAGGCAGATTTTGTTGCTCCTGTGAAGGAAAAACTTGAAGTTATCAAAAGAATTCTGAAAATTCTGAAAG ATGAATTGGATGAGGATATGGCTGATTGCATTAGTTTCATGCTGATAGATCTGCTACAGAGCATACAACATGCTAAATCAGATATTATTTCTTATGTTGGAGGCCTGAAACTTTTACACCCAACTATAGAGTTCACTAGGGAATTGGATGTCTTTGCAGGCGGCTTTGTTCATTTCATCCTAGAAGCACCAATGACCAAGCTCAATTCCTGGTCCTATCTACCTGTCTACATCGATCATGTCCAAAAACTCCAAATTTCGCTCAGGTTACTGCTGATATATATCTTATGCTGTGATATCCATAATGAAAGCTTGACTATATTTGATCTTGTAGTCAATGAGTTTTGGTCATTCATCAACTCATTAGACAACcgagaaacaaatgaagatttgGGCAAAGAATTTGATCTTGCTATATCCCGTTTGGTGCAAAAGATGGAGCCTATGGCATCAAAGATCTTAGAGGGTACTATCGGCACACAAAAGCCAGCATTGCCCTTTTCCCAGATTGATAGTTTGGGATGTGTAGATTTGGTATCGCAGAATTTGCTGAGATTGTTGGATCATAGGATTGATTCAATTGCTCCGGTAGCACATCAGATTAAAGTTGTACTGTTTGATATTAAAAATTTCAAACCTTTTCTCGAAGGTAATGTTGACCAACAAGGTAAGCGCGAGGAAGTGTTATATGTTTGCGATCGTATGACCAATTTATTTGTCGAATTTGAATATATTGTGGACATGTTCGTGCTTAAACCTTCTCCTATGCGGAACAATCAGTTAGACGATGTCATTGAAGAAATTAGGTTCTTCAAGGAAGTTGTTGAATTTTCGCAAATCTTTACCGGAAAAAAGGATGTCCCAATTGATTGTCAAGCATCAAAACCTAGCACTCCAATCATTAATGAAGCAGTTGTAGGCTTGGAGGACCAGATAGAAATATTAATGGCCCGGGTAATTGGTGGAGGGGCCGAGCTTAATACCATTCCGGTCATTGGCATGCCAGGGATTGGTAAGACAACACTTGCCAAAAGAATTTACAATGACGGAAGAACTTCAGATCACTTTGATATTCAAGCATGGGGTTCTGTTTCTCCTAGAAATACGGTGAGTGAATTGGCCCAAGATATTTTAATTTCTATCATTGATCTGAGCAATGACATTTACAAGTCAAAGGAGTGGAAGGAGCTAGATTATCTTGATCTTTTACGCAGACAGTTATATGGAAGAAGATACCTCATCGTTTTAGATGAAGTGTGGGATTCTTATATATTTCATGAGTTGCACAGGTGTTTTCCAGATAATCATAAAGGAAGCAGAATTCTTGTTACCAGCGGCAGAAAATATGAGGATCCATTGTTTGATGAACCTTTTTTGGTTCGCTTGTTGACTCCGGAAGAGAGTTGGGAGCTATTACAAGTGAAGTATAATCACCTTCGCTTATGCACTCGAGAAGAATTTCGCAAACCCCCAATTCCAAATGAGAACTGTCCTGCTGAAGTTGGGAAGGAAATTGCCGCAAATTGTCGAGGGCTACCTCTGGCCATTGTTTTGGTAGCTGGGTTTCTTGGCAATTTAGAGGACGACAGCGATTGGCTAACCATTACTGAAGAGGCATTTAGTTCAGAAACTAATCGTGATGTAGGCGACTGCAATGAAATAATAGAACTGAGCTACAAAAAAATGGCAGGTTATCTAAGACAATGTTTTCTATATTTTGCAGCATTGCCAATGAGTACAGAAATTTCAGTTTCAAAACTAACATGGTTATGGGTTAGTGAAGGATTTTTACGAAGAGATGAGGTGAAGAAACCGGAGGAGGTAGTACAAGATTACCTGAATGATCTTATGGGGAGGAGCCTTGTAATGGAGGCCAGAAGAAGTTCAAAGGGCTGGCTGAAATCATGTCACATTCATGATTATCTATATCATTTCTGTCGAGACAAATCTAAAGCCGAAAAGTTCTTGCCAGTAGCATCGCGGTTTGAAGATTTCGTTCTGGATAAGGAAGATTTAATTCTGTATATACCACCTATTTCCCTTACCCGCACAATGATATATTCTTCTGAACCCGGTTGGCACCGCTCCTGGAAAAGTCCTCTTCCCAAAGAAGGTCCATTTCCATTTCGGGGTGTCAAAGGGCTTGTTAGAGTGTTGGATTTGGGGTGCATCAACATTGGCAATACCTTTCCTCCGAAAATAGAAAGGCTTGTGCATTTGAGATTTTTGTCACTTCAAGGTGACATGACGGTCATGCCCTCTTGGATTTCCAAGCTCTGGAACTTAGAAACTTTCCTAGTGAAAGGAACAAAAAGTGAGGTAGCATTACCAGATACATTTTTCAGTATGGAGGGACTGAGGCATGCACATATAGATAACTGTACCTTCTCAGATTCTAACTTGTCCCAATTGGATCCTTTGCAGACCTTATCCACCCCATCCCTTTCTTATGACAAAGGGAACATAATGAGAAGTTTTCCTTTCCTTCAAAAactaaaatgcatatttttggaATCTTGGGGTCATTCTGAGAACTTGGGAGAATCTTGCAATCGATTTCCAGTTTTGGATTTCTTGAATCAGCTTGAATCGCTCAATGTGATTTATCAAGGCCGAGTGCTTCTGCCTTGTGAATTTAACTTCCCCTCGAACCTTAAGAAATTAACCTTATCAAAGTTTAGGCTGCCATGGGTTGAAATTTCTGCGATCGCAGCATTACCAAACCTTGAAATTTTTAAACTGCTTTCAAAGGCTTTTGAGGGAGAAGAGTGGAATGTGAGTAATGATGAATTTCCAAAACTCAAATACTTGAAATTGGGAAATCTGAATATTACGCGTTGGAATATATCAGATGATGCCTTCCAATCTCTTGAGCATATAGTGTTGCAAAATTGCAAGCTGCTCACTGAGATTCCTTCTGAGTTTGGTGATAGTTGTCGTTCCCTGCAAAAGATTGAGGTGTTTATGTGTGGAGAGACTGTTTCTCAATCAGCCAGAAATATTGAGGAAAGTCAGCAGGATGGTGGAAAAGGCAAATTCAAGGTCACCATTCAGAACCCAATCAGGGATTGA